A single region of the Pontibacter kalidii genome encodes:
- the yidD gene encoding membrane protein insertion efficiency factor YidD has protein sequence MTWIIKKLVLGVVWVYQHMISPLTPAACRYTPTCSQYAVEAVNKYGPFKGGWMALKRIGRCHPWGGSGYDPVK, from the coding sequence ATGACCTGGATAATAAAGAAACTGGTGCTGGGCGTGGTGTGGGTATATCAACACATGATCTCCCCGCTCACGCCCGCCGCCTGCCGCTACACCCCCACTTGCTCGCAGTACGCAGTGGAGGCGGTGAACAAGTATGGCCCGTTTAAAGGCGGATGGATGGCGCTGAAGCGCATTGGGCGGTGCCACCCGTGGGGTGGGAGCGGGTATGATCCGGTGAAGTAA